In Methanosphaera sp. WGK6, a single genomic region encodes these proteins:
- a CDS encoding Mur ligase family protein codes for MEITSITKDTVFGVIGVCGINGNLIARILMDHGFKVQANDMVNEDKCRFKNALDDYPDMDIYYGQIPETFFTTTDYMILPTALIKSNSKLYQKVIGYNIPILTVKDILEMFEPVHPVICITGTNGKTTTTNLLKHIAYSGNLKPCEHNLEGMQGNAADIPSLQSRLNGDVNILETGTFGYAGSLTRLAKPCKPDVGLITNITPDHLSENSDFLNYARVKGELVELLNNKTLIINNDDPTIKGLLNELKYDGDLISFGIDFKSTNTASKKCFCGKDIELKEVIAGVGKYNCDCGVEYSMPDYLVYNINDAHNEFILKTPDNEEIFFKLSITGIHNIYNATGAIIIAHEILNISYDTIKKAILSFTGVSGRMELIGESHDKKIMVDYAHNPAGITTVMKELKNSYKTIINVITTSSESGLNGDKQILDCSAEYADYIVPASHNSYICAKNALDDGLYMNKIILPENMPEGGKDGTLGATKNQVLCGFKKALSIDADLVVCTGEAAFKYKDIIKNNE; via the coding sequence ATGGAAATAACTAGTATAACTAAAGATACAGTATTTGGTGTAATTGGTGTATGTGGAATTAATGGTAATCTTATTGCTAGAATATTGATGGATCATGGTTTTAAAGTACAAGCTAATGACATGGTAAATGAAGATAAATGTAGATTTAAAAATGCTTTAGATGATTATCCTGATATGGATATATATTATGGTCAAATACCTGAAACATTTTTTACTACTACTGATTACATGATACTTCCAACAGCATTAATTAAATCTAATTCTAAATTATATCAAAAAGTAATAGGGTATAATATTCCTATCTTAACAGTAAAAGATATTTTGGAAATGTTTGAACCAGTACATCCTGTTATATGTATCACAGGAACTAATGGTAAAACAACTACAACTAATTTATTAAAACATATTGCTTATAGTGGTAATTTAAAGCCTTGTGAACATAATTTGGAAGGAATGCAGGGAAATGCTGCAGATATACCTTCATTACAATCTAGATTAAATGGTGATGTAAATATCTTGGAAACAGGTACTTTTGGATATGCTGGAAGTTTAACTAGATTAGCTAAGCCATGTAAACCGGATGTTGGATTAATAACAAATATAACTCCTGATCATTTATCAGAAAATTCTGATTTTTTAAATTATGCTAGAGTCAAAGGTGAACTTGTTGAATTACTAAATAATAAAACACTTATTATAAACAATGATGATCCTACAATAAAAGGATTATTGAATGAATTAAAATATGATGGGGATCTTATTTCTTTCGGTATTGATTTTAAATCAACAAATACTGCTTCAAAGAAATGTTTCTGTGGTAAAGATATTGAATTAAAGGAAGTTATAGCAGGAGTAGGAAAATATAATTGTGATTGTGGTGTAGAATATAGTATGCCTGATTATCTTGTTTATAATATAAATGATGCTCATAATGAATTTATATTAAAAACTCCTGATAATGAAGAAATATTTTTTAAATTAAGTATAACTGGAATACATAATATATATAATGCAACAGGTGCTATAATTATAGCTCATGAAATATTAAATATTTCGTATGATACTATTAAAAAAGCAATATTATCGTTCACGGGTGTTTCAGGACGTATGGAATTAATAGGAGAAAGTCATGATAAAAAAATAATGGTTGATTATGCACATAATCCTGCTGGAATAACAACAGTCATGAAAGAACTAAAAAATAGTTATAAAACAATAATCAATGTAATAACAACATCGTCCGAATCTGGATTAAATGGTGATAAACAAATACTTGATTGTTCTGCAGAATATGCTGATTATATTGTACCTGCTTCACATAATTCCTATATTTGTGCTAAAAATGCCTTGGATGATGGATTATATATGAATAAAATTATTTTACCTGAAAATATGCCAGAAGGGGGTAAGGATGGAACATTAGGTGCAACAAAAAATCAAGTATTATGTGGATTTAAAAAAGCATTAAGTATAGATGCTGATTTGGTGGTTTGTACTGGTGAAGCTGCATTTAAATATAAAGATATCATTAAAAATAATGAATAA
- a CDS encoding DUF356 domain-containing protein, producing the protein MALILIRAMNKKKALNGLADLERHAKLTIMGKPKLISLDKVHNVTKRVIKQEPRNDIKLAILIKVQEDTTVSIMNLRKIHPPVHVIVISEEYPEFTELNKEFNKAKIFDGYYSFKKRSLKNSTNSNKK; encoded by the coding sequence ATGGCATTAATCTTGATAAGAGCTATGAATAAGAAAAAAGCATTAAATGGGCTTGCTGATTTAGAACGTCATGCTAAGTTGACAATAATGGGTAAACCTAAATTAATTTCATTAGATAAAGTACATAATGTTACAAAAAGAGTTATTAAACAAGAACCACGTAATGATATTAAACTTGCAATTTTAATTAAAGTTCAAGAGGATACAACTGTAAGTATTATGAATCTAAGAAAAATTCATCCTCCTGTTCATGTTATTGTTATTAGTGAGGAATATCCTGAGTTTACAGAGTTAAATAAGGAATTTAATAAAGCAAAAATATTCGATGGATATTATTCATTTAAAAAAAGATCTTTAAAAAATAGTACTAATTCAAATAAAAAGTAG